The Leifsonia xyli genomic sequence TCTTCTGGCTCGGCACGCGCCGCATGAAGCTCATCCCGGGCCGCTTCCAGTCGGTCGTCGAGATGGGCCTCGACTTCGTCCGCGTCAACATCGCGGAAGACCTGCTGGGCAAGAAGGACGGCCGCCGGTTCCTGCCGCTGCTGACCACGATCTTCTTCATGATCCTGTTCTTCAACCTGACAGGCATCATCCCGTTCCTCAACATCGCGGGAACCTCCGTGATCGCGGTCCCGCTGCTGCTGGCGATCGTCGCGTACATCGCGTTCATCTACGCGGGCATCAAGAAGAGCCCGAAGAACTTCTTCAAGAACTCGCTCTTCCCGCCCGGCGTGCCGTGGCCGCTGTACATCATCGTGACACCGATCGAGTTCGTCTCGACCTTCATCCTGCGTCCGATCACGCTGACCCTCCGACTGCTGATGAACATGGTCGTCGGGCACCTCCTGCTGGTGCTCTTCTTCACCGCGACGACGTTCTTCTTCTTCCAGGCCGGCGGCCTGTGGGCGCTGTTCGGCATCGGCACCTTCGCCTTCGGGTTCGTCTTCACGCTCTTCGAGATCCTGGTCGCAGTCCTGCAGGCCTACGTCTTCGCACTGCTCACCGCTGTCTACATCCAGCTGGCAGTCGCCGAGGAACACTAAGAACGATCCGCGCACCCGCACGGATCGCCATCACGGAAGGAAACACACAACGTGGACATCGCTGCAATCAACGGCAACATCGCCACCGTCGGTTACGGCCTCGCCGCCATCGGCCCGGCCATCGGCGTGGGCATCGTCGTCGGCAAGACCATCGAGGGCGTGGCCCGTCAGCCCGAGCTGGCCGGCCGTCTCCAGGTCCTGATGTACATCGGTATCGCGTTCACCGAGGCGCTCGCGTTCATCGGTATCGCGACCTACTTCATCTTCGTCTGAGTCCTCTTTTCTCACTCAGTAAAGGAGGAACCATGCTCAAAGGTGTGGTGATCGCCGCCGAGGAGGCGCAGCACAATCCACTCATCCCCGAGTGGCCCGACATCATCGGTGCGCTGATCTGCTTCATCATCATCCTGTTCTTCTTCTGGAAGCTCGTGCTTCCGCGCATGAAGAAGCTGCTGGATGAGCGCGCCGAAGCGATCGAGGGCAACATCGAGAAGGCCGACGAAGCACAGCGCAAGGCCGAGGCCCTGCTGGAGGAGTACACCGCCCAGCTCGCCGAGGCACGCGCTGAGGCCGGCAAGATTCGCGAGACTGCGCGCGCTGACGGTCAGAAGATCGTCGCCGAGGCCCGCGAGACCGCGACGGCCGAGGCCGCCCGCGTGACCGCACAGGCCCAGGCGCAGCTCGAGGCGGAGCGCCAGACGGCGCTCGTGCAGCTGCGCGGCGAGGTCGGCTCGCTCGCGATCGACCTCGCGTCGACCGTCGTGCGCGAGTCGCTCGACGAGGACAAGCGCGCTCAGGCGATCGTGGACCGCTTCCTGGCGGACCTCGAGGCCGACGAGCAGAAGGCAGGATCGGGCAACTGATGGGAAGCGCCACCAGAGAAGCATTGGCCCGGTCCGTGTCGGCTCTCGCCGACCTGGGATCCAAGGCCGATCTGGCGACGGCCGAGGACCTGTTCGCCGCAGGACGAGTCGTCGCCGACTCCGCCCAGCTCCGAGCGGTCCTCAGCGACCCCACGGCCGACGCGACGGGCAAGGCGGCGCTCGTGAAGCGCGTCTTCGCCTCGCTGTCGGAGCCGGCTGTCACGCTGCTCGGCGTCGTCGTCGCGCAGCGCTGGTCGTCGCACGACGACCTCCTCGCGGCCATCGAAGAGCTGGGGATCCGGGCGATCGCCGCCTCGGCGCCGCGGAACGTCGATGTCGTGGCGGAGCTGTTCACCTTCGGAGGCGCCGTGACCTCCGACGCGCAGCTCGAGCTCGCGCTCCGCAGCAAGCTGGCCGACAGCGACGCCAAGGTCGCCCTGGTCGAGCGTCTGCTGGGCGGACGGGCGTCGAAGGAGACCCTCGCCGTCGTGCGGCAGCTCGTCGAGCAGCCCCGCGGCCGCAGCATCCGGGAGTCGCTCCGTTCGGCCGCGCGCATCGTCGCGGCCCAGGAGGGGCTGACCATCGCGACGGTCTACGCCGCGTCCCCGCTTCCCGAGGCCCAGGCCGAGCGCCTGCGCTCGGTGCTCAGCGCCACCTATGGCGACCTGAAGATCAACCAGGTCGTCGACCCCTCGATCATCGGCGGATTGCGCGTACAGATCGGTGACGACGTCATCGACGGAAGCATCGCATCGCGTCTGGCCGAACTCCGGCTTCAGCTGGCGGGCTGACCGCCTCAAGATAGGAATCACAATGGCAGACATCCAGATCAGCCCCGACGAGATCCGCGACGCGCTCAAGGACTTCGTCAACAGCTACGAGCCCACCGGCGCCGAGGCGACCGAGATCGGCCACGTCCTGGACGCCTCCGACGGCATCGCGCACGTCGAGGGCCTCCCGAGCGTCATGGCGAACGAGCTCATCCGCTTCTCGGACGGCACGCTCGGCCTCGCGCAGAACCTCGATGAGAACGAGGTCGGCGTCGTCGTCCTCGGCGAGTTCGACGACATCGTCGAGGGCATGGAGGTGACCCGCACCGGCGAGGTCCTCTCCGTCCCGGTCGGCGACGGCTACCTCGGCCGCGTCGTGGACCCGCTGGGCAACCCGATCGACGGCCTCGGCGAGATCGCCAGCGAGGGCCGCCGCGAGCTCGAGCTCCAGGCCCCCGGCGTCATGCAGCGCAAGTCGGTGCACGAGCCGCTCCAGACCGGCATCAAGGCGATTGACGCCATGATCCCCGTCGGCCGCGGCCAGCGCCAGCTCATCATCGGCGACCGCCAGACCGGTAAGACGGCCATCGCGATCGACACGATCATCAACCAGAAGGCCAACTGGGAGTCGGGCGACGAGAACAAGCAGGTCCGCTGCATCTACGTCGCGATCGGCCAGAAGGGCTCGACCATCGCCTCGGTGAAGGGCGCGCTCGAGGACGCCGGCGCGATGGAGTACACCACCATCGTCGCCGCCCCGGCCTCCGACCCGGCCGGCTTCAAGTACCTCGCCCCCTACACCGGCTCCGCCATCGGCCAGCACTGGATGTACGGCGGCAAGCACGTCCTCATCGTCTTCGACGACCTGTCCAAGCAGGCCGAGGCGTACCGCGCCGTGTCGCTCCTCCTCCGCCGTCCGCCGGGACGCGAGGCCTACCCGGGCGACGTCTTCTACCTGCACTCCCGCCTGCTGGAGCGCTGCGCCAAGCTCTCCGACGAGCTGGGCGCCGGGTCGATGACCGGTCTGCCGATCATCGAGACCAAGGCGAACGACGTCTCCGCGTACATCCCGACCAACGTGATCTCGATCACCGACGGCCAGATCTTCCTCCAGTCCGACCTCTTCAACGCCAACCAGCGTCCCGCTGTCGACGTCGGCATCTCGGTCTCCCGAGTCGGCGGCGACGCGCAGGTGAAGTCGATCAAGAAGGTCTCCGGCACCCTCAAGCTCGAGCTCGCGCAGTACCGCTCCCTCGAGGCGTTCGCGATGTTCGCGTCCGACCTCGACGCGGCCAGCCGTCGTCAGCTCGCCCGTGGCGCGCGCCTCACCGAGCTGCTCAAGCAGCCGCAGTACTCGCCGTACCCGGTGGAGGAGCAGGTCGTCTCGATCTGGGCCGGCACCAACGGCAAGCTCGACGAGGTCGCGGTGGAGGACGTCCTGCGCTTCGAGTCGGAGCTCCTGGACCACCTGCGCCGCAACACCGACATCCTCACGACGCTGCGCGAGACCAACGTCCTCGACGACGACACGGTCGCGAAGCTCGACTCCGAGGTGGACGCGTTCAAGCTCGAGTTCCAGACCGGCGAGGGCAAGCCGCTGGCCTCGGTCGGACGCGAGGAGTTCGAGGCCATCGACGAGGGCGACGTCGACCAGGAGCGCATCGTCAAGGCCAAGCGCTGAGCGCGGCCGGACGATACTAGGTACTTAGGAGACACATGGGAGCACAGCTTCGGGTCTACCGGCAGAAGATCAGATCTGCCCAGACGACCAAGAAGATCACCCGTGCGATGGAGCTGATCTCCGCCTCCCGCATCCAGAAGGCTCAGGCCCGGGTGGCCGCCAGCTCGCCGTACGCCCGCGCGATCACGCGCGCGGTGTCGGCGGTGGCGACCTACTCGAACGTCGACCACGTGCTGACCACGGAACCTGAGAAGATCGAGCGCGCCGCGATCGTCATCTTCTCGTCGGACCGCGGTCTCGCCGGCGCGTTCAACTCGAACGTCCTCAAGGAGAGCGAGAAGCTCGCCGAGCTGCTGCGCAGCCAGGGCAAGGAGGTCGTGTACTTCCTCATCGGCCGCAAGGCGCAGGGCTACTTCAGCTTCCGTCGCCGCGCGTTCGAGCGGGTCTGGACCGGCAACACGGACGCCCCGGAGTTCGAGCAGGCGAAGGAGGTCGCCGACGCGATCCTCGAGTCGTTCCTGCGCGACGCCTCCGACGGCGGCGTGGACGAGATCCACATCATCTACAACCGCTTCGTCAGCATGCTGACGCAGGAGCCGCAGGTCGTCCGCCTGCTTCCCCTGGAGGTCGTGGAGGGTGTCGAGGAGCCCGACCGCACACAGGTCCTGCCGCTGTACGAGTTCGAGCCCGATGTGGGCACCGTCCTCGACTCGCTGCTGCCCGTCTACATCGAGAGCCGCATCTTCAACGCGATGCTGCAGTCCGCCGCCTCCAAGCACGCGGCGACGCAGAAGGCCATGAAGGCCGCGAGCGACAACGCCGACAAGCTCATCACCGACTACACGCGTCTCGCGAACAACGCCCGTCAGGCGGAGATCACCCAGCAGATCTCCGAGATCGTCGGCGGCGCGGACGCGCTGAGCTCGGCCAAGTAAAACGTCTACGAGAGAGATAGAAATCATGACTACCGCTACCGCCGAAGCCCAGGCTTCGACCGCGCAGCCGGGCGTCGGGCGCATCGCGCGCGTCACCGGCCCCGTGGTCGACATCGAGTTCCCGCACGATGCGATCCCGGGCATCTACAACGCTCTGAAGACCACGATCACGATCGGCGACCAGTCGAACGAGATCACCCTCGAGGTTGCTCAGCACCTCGGCGACGACCTGGTCCGCGCGATCGCGCTGAAGCCGACCGACGGCCTGGTCCGCGGCGGCGAGGTGCGCGACACCGGCGCCCCGATCAGCGTCCCGGTGGGAGACGTGACCAAGGGCAAGGTGTTCGACGTCACCGGCGAGATCCTGAACCTCGAGCCGGGCGAGAAGGTCGAGATCACCGAGCGCTGGCCGATCCACCGCCAGCCTCCGGCGTTCGACCAGCTCGAGTCCAAGACCCAGCTGTTCGAGACCGGCATCAAGGTCATCGACCTGCTCACCCCGTACGTGCAGGGTGGCAAGATCGGCCTCTTCGGCGGCGCGGGCGTCGGCAAGACGGTCCTCATCCAGGAGATGATCCAGCGCGTGGCGCAGGACCACGGTGGTGTGTCGGTGTTCGCCGGTGTGGGCGAGCGCACCCGTGAGGGCAACGACCTCATCCACGAGATGGAGGAGGCGGGCGTCTTCGACAAGACCGCTCTCGTCTTCGGCCAGATGGACGAGCCGCCGGGGACGCGTCTGCGCGTCGCGCTGTCCGCTCTGACGATGGCGGAGTACTTCCGCGACGTGCAGAACCAGGACGTGCTGCTCTTCATCGACAACATCTTCCGGTTCACCCAGGCGGGTTCCGAGGTGTCGACCCTGCTCGGCCGGATGCCATCCGCGGTGGGCTACCAGCCGAACCTC encodes the following:
- a CDS encoding F0F1 ATP synthase subunit gamma, whose amino-acid sequence is MGAQLRVYRQKIRSAQTTKKITRAMELISASRIQKAQARVAASSPYARAITRAVSAVATYSNVDHVLTTEPEKIERAAIVIFSSDRGLAGAFNSNVLKESEKLAELLRSQGKEVVYFLIGRKAQGYFSFRRRAFERVWTGNTDAPEFEQAKEVADAILESFLRDASDGGVDEIHIIYNRFVSMLTQEPQVVRLLPLEVVEGVEEPDRTQVLPLYEFEPDVGTVLDSLLPVYIESRIFNAMLQSAASKHAATQKAMKAASDNADKLITDYTRLANNARQAEITQQISEIVGGADALSSAK
- a CDS encoding ATP synthase F0F1 subunit delta, which encodes MGSATREALARSVSALADLGSKADLATAEDLFAAGRVVADSAQLRAVLSDPTADATGKAALVKRVFASLSEPAVTLLGVVVAQRWSSHDDLLAAIEELGIRAIAASAPRNVDVVAELFTFGGAVTSDAQLELALRSKLADSDAKVALVERLLGGRASKETLAVVRQLVEQPRGRSIRESLRSAARIVAAQEGLTIATVYAASPLPEAQAERLRSVLSATYGDLKINQVVDPSIIGGLRVQIGDDVIDGSIASRLAELRLQLAG
- a CDS encoding ATP F0F1 synthase subunit C (Produces ATP from ADP in the presence of a proton gradient across the membrane. Subunit C is part of the membrane proton channel F0), which produces MDIAAINGNIATVGYGLAAIGPAIGVGIVVGKTIEGVARQPELAGRLQVLMYIGIAFTEALAFIGIATYFIFV
- a CDS encoding ATP synthase subunit beta (Produces ATP from ADP in the presence of a proton gradient across the membrane. The beta chain is a regulatory subunit), which translates into the protein MTTATAEAQASTAQPGVGRIARVTGPVVDIEFPHDAIPGIYNALKTTITIGDQSNEITLEVAQHLGDDLVRAIALKPTDGLVRGGEVRDTGAPISVPVGDVTKGKVFDVTGEILNLEPGEKVEITERWPIHRQPPAFDQLESKTQLFETGIKVIDLLTPYVQGGKIGLFGGAGVGKTVLIQEMIQRVAQDHGGVSVFAGVGERTREGNDLIHEMEEAGVFDKTALVFGQMDEPPGTRLRVALSALTMAEYFRDVQNQDVLLFIDNIFRFTQAGSEVSTLLGRMPSAVGYQPNLADEMGQLQERITSTRGHSITSLQAIYVPADDYTDPAPATTFAHLDATTELSREIASKGLYPAVDPLTSTSRILDPRYLGEDHYRVATTVKQILQKNKELQEIIAILGVDELSEEDKITVSRARRIQQFLSQNTYMAKKFTGVEGSTVPLKDTIESFDAIAKGEFDHVAEQAFFNVGAISDVEEKWAQIQKENG
- a CDS encoding F0F1 ATP synthase subunit B, yielding MLKGVVIAAEEAQHNPLIPEWPDIIGALICFIIILFFFWKLVLPRMKKLLDERAEAIEGNIEKADEAQRKAEALLEEYTAQLAEARAEAGKIRETARADGQKIVAEARETATAEAARVTAQAQAQLEAERQTALVQLRGEVGSLAIDLASTVVRESLDEDKRAQAIVDRFLADLEADEQKAGSGN
- a CDS encoding ATP synthase subunit alpha yields the protein MADIQISPDEIRDALKDFVNSYEPTGAEATEIGHVLDASDGIAHVEGLPSVMANELIRFSDGTLGLAQNLDENEVGVVVLGEFDDIVEGMEVTRTGEVLSVPVGDGYLGRVVDPLGNPIDGLGEIASEGRRELELQAPGVMQRKSVHEPLQTGIKAIDAMIPVGRGQRQLIIGDRQTGKTAIAIDTIINQKANWESGDENKQVRCIYVAIGQKGSTIASVKGALEDAGAMEYTTIVAAPASDPAGFKYLAPYTGSAIGQHWMYGGKHVLIVFDDLSKQAEAYRAVSLLLRRPPGREAYPGDVFYLHSRLLERCAKLSDELGAGSMTGLPIIETKANDVSAYIPTNVISITDGQIFLQSDLFNANQRPAVDVGISVSRVGGDAQVKSIKKVSGTLKLELAQYRSLEAFAMFASDLDAASRRQLARGARLTELLKQPQYSPYPVEEQVVSIWAGTNGKLDEVAVEDVLRFESELLDHLRRNTDILTTLRETNVLDDDTVAKLDSEVDAFKLEFQTGEGKPLASVGREEFEAIDEGDVDQERIVKAKR
- a CDS encoding F0F1 ATP synthase subunit A, translated to MNLLVQAASSDDGSFQGPSINEFFPPTLFTIGGLEFNRIIVVRLLATIALLLIFWLGTRRMKLIPGRFQSVVEMGLDFVRVNIAEDLLGKKDGRRFLPLLTTIFFMILFFNLTGIIPFLNIAGTSVIAVPLLLAIVAYIAFIYAGIKKSPKNFFKNSLFPPGVPWPLYIIVTPIEFVSTFILRPITLTLRLLMNMVVGHLLLVLFFTATTFFFFQAGGLWALFGIGTFAFGFVFTLFEILVAVLQAYVFALLTAVYIQLAVAEEH